In the Thalassoglobus sp. JC818 genome, one interval contains:
- a CDS encoding FKBP-type peptidyl-prolyl cis-trans isomerase has product MRFDITTACSCSLMTALMLAGCVAGPDDFAAKSSEDDRNFDVVSPSGDPAANQQTVSLVSAEERGDFRATPSGLKYRIIKEGKGRKPNRNSTVTCHYRGWLDDGTEFDSSYRSGRAATFPLSGVIKGWTEGLQLVQEGGAIELEIPSDLGYGPQGSPPTIPGGATLHFEVELIKVN; this is encoded by the coding sequence ATGCGATTCGATATCACAACTGCATGTTCATGCTCTTTGATGACCGCCCTGATGCTGGCCGGTTGCGTCGCTGGCCCGGATGACTTTGCAGCGAAGTCTTCAGAAGACGACCGCAACTTTGATGTTGTCAGCCCGAGCGGTGATCCAGCTGCGAATCAGCAAACGGTTTCGCTTGTCTCTGCCGAAGAGCGGGGAGACTTCCGAGCGACTCCATCCGGTCTCAAGTACCGCATCATCAAAGAAGGAAAGGGGCGAAAGCCTAACCGGAACTCAACAGTCACTTGCCACTATCGCGGCTGGCTCGATGATGGAACAGAATTTGACAGCTCCTACCGCAGTGGCCGAGCAGCCACATTCCCGTTGAGTGGAGTCATCAAAGGCTGGACAGAAGGACTGCAACTGGTTCAGGAAGGTGGAGCGATCGAACTCGAAATCCCAAGCGATTTGGGATACGGCCCACAAGGTTCACCTCCAACAATCCCCGGGGGAGCCACATTGCATTTCGAAGTTGAGTTAATCAAAGTCAACTAA
- a CDS encoding TGS domain-containing protein: MAANLTPQYYKAEAAFRHASTPRERLQALEEMLRVIPKHKGTDRIQGAIRSRLKELRAEVQSLGTRNSAHKSSRFPRQGCGTVVLIGAPNTGKSRILKEATNATPVVADYPYSTREPIPGLATVSGVQFQLIDTPAIAENVVPPALIDLVRTADLVACCLDGSSTETVRETLEVYRQLADRKTLLDCESGFAVDDFTTVRIRSLIAVTRGNLPSASSIANQWKDSSGLQLPIEIVGLDSPSDVERLKIRMFESLGLIRIFTKRPGEDVVMDSPMTIPVGGTVEDLAEKVHHEIASRLKFAKVWGSSAFDGQTVGRDHVLSDGDVVELH, from the coding sequence ATGGCCGCTAACCTCACTCCCCAGTACTACAAAGCAGAAGCAGCCTTCCGCCATGCTTCGACTCCTCGTGAGCGTCTGCAAGCTCTCGAAGAAATGCTCCGAGTCATCCCCAAGCACAAAGGGACAGACCGAATCCAGGGTGCCATCCGCTCGCGACTTAAAGAGCTTCGTGCCGAAGTTCAAAGCTTGGGAACACGCAATTCCGCGCACAAGAGTTCTCGTTTCCCACGTCAGGGCTGCGGGACAGTTGTTCTCATCGGTGCTCCGAACACCGGGAAAAGCCGCATCCTCAAGGAAGCGACCAACGCCACTCCGGTCGTCGCCGATTATCCCTATTCCACACGCGAACCAATTCCGGGTCTCGCAACCGTGAGTGGAGTCCAGTTTCAACTCATCGACACTCCGGCAATCGCCGAGAACGTCGTCCCTCCTGCTCTGATCGACTTGGTTCGAACGGCCGATCTCGTCGCCTGTTGTCTGGATGGATCGTCGACGGAGACCGTACGAGAAACACTCGAAGTGTATCGACAGCTGGCGGATCGAAAGACCCTCCTCGACTGCGAGTCGGGGTTCGCTGTTGATGATTTCACCACCGTTCGGATCCGCTCGCTGATCGCAGTCACGCGAGGCAATCTTCCGAGCGCCTCATCGATTGCTAATCAGTGGAAAGACTCTTCCGGCCTGCAATTGCCGATCGAGATTGTCGGCCTCGATTCTCCCAGCGATGTGGAGCGACTGAAAATCCGAATGTTCGAGTCGCTGGGGCTGATTCGAATTTTCACGAAGCGACCGGGAGAAGACGTCGTCATGGATTCGCCCATGACCATTCCAGTCGGAGGAACTGTTGAGGATCTGGCCGAAAAAGTTCATCATGAGATCGCGTCTCGATTGAAGTTCGCTAAGGTATGGGGCAGCAGTGCTTTCGATGGCCAAACCGTCGGCCGCGATCACGTTCTCTCCGACGGAGACGTCGTCGAACTCCATTGA
- a CDS encoding rhomboid family intramembrane serine protease, whose product MRKLGTFDSQSLAERFHWFLISKEIENQLDEVPPQWEIWVLDDDLLPKAQEELTAFQESPDDPRFRVTPPKVVKKPIRKPTPRRGFSDYSSIRVTRFLIVACVVLTIYTGMGSRHPEVVNWLLYSKYQKTGPNWPLSPEIMQGEVWRLVTPIFIHLSALHLLMNMYWMWILGGVIERRQGPSRLILLTILTAAGSSMTQYFLFGPAFSGISGVVYGLLGYLWMKSMVSPEEQLGVPQSIVLFMLVWLFLGMSGSLDAIGMRIANGAHFGGLMAGMLVGSIRSSK is encoded by the coding sequence ATGCGAAAACTTGGAACGTTTGATTCTCAATCGCTGGCAGAAAGATTTCACTGGTTTCTGATTTCGAAAGAGATCGAGAATCAACTCGATGAAGTTCCGCCCCAATGGGAAATCTGGGTCCTCGATGACGACCTTCTCCCCAAGGCTCAGGAGGAACTGACAGCTTTCCAGGAATCGCCAGACGATCCGCGATTCCGTGTGACTCCGCCGAAAGTCGTCAAAAAGCCAATACGTAAGCCGACTCCACGGAGAGGTTTCTCGGACTACTCAAGCATCCGCGTGACGCGTTTTTTGATTGTTGCGTGTGTCGTCCTCACGATTTACACGGGAATGGGCTCACGTCATCCCGAAGTCGTCAACTGGTTGCTCTATTCGAAGTATCAAAAGACTGGTCCGAACTGGCCTCTTTCTCCCGAAATCATGCAAGGAGAAGTCTGGCGCCTCGTCACTCCGATTTTCATCCACCTCTCTGCACTGCATCTGCTGATGAATATGTACTGGATGTGGATTCTGGGCGGAGTTATCGAGCGCAGACAAGGACCATCACGCTTGATCTTGCTGACGATTCTGACCGCTGCAGGTTCCAGCATGACTCAGTATTTCCTGTTCGGACCGGCCTTCTCCGGAATCTCTGGCGTTGTCTACGGACTACTCGGTTATCTCTGGATGAAGTCGATGGTCTCCCCGGAAGAACAGTTGGGTGTCCCGCAGTCGATAGTTTTGTTCATGCTGGTCTGGCTCTTTCTCGGAATGTCTGGAAGCCTCGACGCAATCGGAATGCGAATCGCCAACGGAGCGCACTTCGGAGGACTGATGGCCGGAATGCTTGTCGGTTCGATACGCTCCTCGAAGTAG
- the argH gene encoding argininosuccinate lyase, which produces MAGKAWGGRFSEPTNEQVELFTESISFDARLAAVDVRGSQAHARMLAEVGLISKEESNQIQSALDEILGEIQQGKMEFRPSLEDIHMHIESALIARLGDVGRKLHTGRSRNDQVSTDIKLYVRNEIDHLDGLLQQLQRAFVSRDGDLDLILPGYTHLQRAQPVNAVHYWLAYTEKFQRDRERLADCRRRLNFSPLGAAALAGTTLPIDRDQTAKDLGFTAPAANSLDISSDRDYLAELVSSLSLIAIHLSAWAEEWILWCTTEFGFMTLSDAYTTGSSIMPQKKNPDVLELIRGKSARVIAASQQLFVLMKGLPLAYNRDLQEDKLAAFAAIDTIKSCLELAPSIVINARLNREKIASRIDDGFLDATALMEYLILRQVPMRTGHEIVGNLVALCESKNCRLKDLSLEEFQKTAPQIDNDVYDILGAENAVSALRSFGSGGHESVQHQLKLWQERLAES; this is translated from the coding sequence GTGGCCGGGAAAGCTTGGGGCGGACGGTTTTCAGAACCAACGAACGAACAGGTGGAGTTGTTCACTGAGTCGATTTCCTTCGACGCGCGACTGGCTGCGGTCGACGTTCGAGGTTCTCAAGCCCACGCACGCATGCTGGCCGAAGTCGGACTGATTTCAAAAGAAGAGTCGAATCAGATTCAATCCGCTCTCGATGAAATCCTCGGTGAAATTCAACAGGGGAAGATGGAATTCCGTCCATCCCTTGAAGATATCCACATGCACATCGAGTCCGCGCTCATTGCCCGACTTGGCGATGTTGGACGAAAGTTGCATACCGGTCGATCGCGAAACGATCAGGTCTCGACCGACATCAAGCTCTACGTTCGAAACGAAATCGACCATCTCGACGGACTTCTTCAACAGCTGCAGCGAGCGTTCGTCAGTCGTGACGGCGATCTCGATTTGATCCTGCCTGGATACACACATCTGCAACGCGCTCAACCTGTGAACGCTGTTCATTACTGGTTGGCTTACACGGAAAAATTTCAACGCGACCGCGAGCGGCTCGCGGACTGTCGCCGTCGCTTGAACTTCTCTCCACTTGGCGCAGCTGCTCTCGCTGGGACAACGCTCCCTATCGACCGTGATCAAACCGCGAAAGACCTTGGCTTCACGGCTCCAGCAGCCAACAGCCTCGACATTTCAAGTGACCGTGATTATCTCGCCGAACTGGTCTCATCGCTTTCATTGATTGCGATTCACTTGAGCGCCTGGGCTGAAGAATGGATCTTGTGGTGTACGACTGAATTCGGGTTCATGACCCTTTCGGATGCGTACACAACCGGCTCTTCAATCATGCCGCAAAAGAAGAACCCTGACGTCCTCGAACTGATTCGAGGAAAGTCCGCCCGCGTCATTGCTGCTTCGCAACAACTCTTTGTTCTCATGAAAGGGTTGCCGCTGGCCTATAACCGGGATCTACAAGAAGACAAACTGGCTGCCTTCGCAGCGATCGACACCATCAAAAGCTGCCTCGAGCTGGCCCCTTCGATCGTGATCAACGCCCGGCTGAATCGAGAGAAGATCGCCAGCCGTATCGACGATGGATTCTTAGACGCAACCGCCCTTATGGAATATCTCATCCTCAGACAGGTACCGATGCGGACCGGACACGAGATCGTTGGAAACCTCGTCGCGCTGTGTGAATCAAAGAACTGCCGGCTGAAAGATTTGAGCTTGGAAGAGTTCCAGAAGACAGCGCCGCAAATCGACAACGATGTGTACGACATACTCGGTGCTGAGAACGCTGTTTCCGCTTTGCGCAGCTTCGGTTCAGGTGGGCACGAGAGTGTTCAGCATCAACTGAAGTTGTGGCAAGAACGCCTCGCAGAAAGTTGA
- a CDS encoding serine protein kinase, producing MSTGQAILSKMSAQQNTEQYRHENWQGSFSEYLDIVKANPAVARTSYQRMYDMIIADGTYPVEGSKNLVRYTFFDDPHNNGEDAIFGLSETLMALVNVFRSAALKYGTERRVLLLHGPVGSSKSTIARLLKQGLVRYSRTEEGALYSFGWKEEDGSITWDPMNCEPLQLIPMSARDDVCSALNAERPADTYSVEITGDVCPLSRYYFQQRLQEHDGDWTKVLESVVVRRIFLSEQDRIGIGTFQPKDEKNQDSTELTGDINYRKIAEFGTESDPRAFNFDGEFNVANRGMIEFVEVLKLDVAFLYDLLGASQEHKIKPKKFAQTDIDTVIIGHTNEPEYRKLQSNEFMEALRDRTIKIDVPYVTRLSEEVKIYNKSYNQARVRGKHIAPHTLEVAAMWALLTRLEQPKHHGLTLLQKMKLYNGKTLPGFTAENVKQLRKEAKHEGLEGISPRYVQDKISNALVVNTTSTSLNPFMVMNELESGLRHHSLIGNDEIREHYRQLISTVKEEYTDIVKNEVQRAIAADEDALTRLCGNYIDNVKAYTQHEKVKNRFTGEDEEPDERLMRSIEEKIDIPDSRKDDFRREIMNYIGALAIDGKQFNYKTNERLQKALEMKLFEDQKDTIKLTSLVSQVVDKDTQEKIDIVKSRLIRNYGYNDESATDVLQYVASIFARGDVKDES from the coding sequence GTGTCTACCGGTCAAGCAATTCTGTCGAAGATGTCTGCTCAGCAAAACACCGAGCAGTATCGTCACGAGAACTGGCAAGGTTCGTTCTCGGAGTACCTGGACATCGTCAAAGCGAATCCAGCAGTAGCACGCACGTCGTACCAGCGGATGTACGACATGATCATCGCTGACGGAACCTACCCGGTTGAGGGCAGCAAGAATCTTGTCCGCTACACCTTCTTCGATGATCCGCACAACAACGGCGAAGACGCCATCTTCGGCCTTTCCGAAACTCTCATGGCGCTCGTCAATGTCTTCCGGTCAGCTGCTTTGAAGTATGGCACCGAACGTCGCGTGCTCCTTCTACACGGACCGGTCGGAAGCTCGAAATCAACAATTGCACGTCTGCTCAAACAGGGACTCGTTCGCTACAGCCGTACTGAAGAAGGAGCGCTTTACTCATTCGGTTGGAAAGAAGAAGACGGTTCGATCACTTGGGATCCGATGAATTGCGAACCGCTGCAACTCATTCCGATGAGCGCCCGAGACGATGTCTGCAGCGCTCTCAATGCGGAACGACCTGCAGACACATACTCAGTTGAAATCACCGGAGATGTCTGTCCGCTGTCACGTTACTACTTTCAACAACGACTTCAGGAACACGACGGAGACTGGACGAAAGTCCTCGAAAGCGTCGTCGTGCGGCGAATCTTCCTCTCAGAACAGGACCGAATCGGAATTGGGACCTTCCAGCCCAAAGATGAAAAGAACCAGGACTCGACCGAGCTGACAGGCGATATCAACTACCGAAAGATTGCCGAGTTCGGAACCGAATCTGACCCTCGTGCATTCAATTTCGACGGCGAGTTCAACGTCGCCAACCGAGGGATGATTGAGTTCGTCGAAGTTCTCAAGCTGGATGTTGCGTTCTTGTACGATTTGCTAGGAGCTTCGCAAGAACACAAAATCAAACCGAAGAAATTCGCACAGACCGATATCGATACCGTCATCATCGGCCATACGAACGAGCCGGAGTACAGGAAGCTCCAGTCAAACGAGTTCATGGAGGCACTTCGCGACCGAACGATCAAAATCGACGTTCCGTATGTCACGCGCCTCAGCGAAGAAGTCAAAATCTATAACAAGAGCTACAACCAGGCACGTGTGCGTGGAAAGCATATTGCCCCGCACACACTCGAAGTGGCTGCCATGTGGGCTCTTCTGACTCGACTCGAACAGCCCAAGCATCACGGTTTGACGCTGCTTCAAAAGATGAAGCTCTACAACGGAAAAACACTTCCGGGGTTCACAGCAGAGAACGTCAAACAGCTGCGAAAGGAAGCCAAGCACGAAGGTCTCGAAGGGATCAGTCCTCGATATGTTCAGGATAAAATCTCGAACGCCCTCGTCGTGAACACCACTTCGACAAGCTTGAACCCGTTCATGGTGATGAATGAACTCGAATCAGGATTGCGTCATCACTCGCTGATCGGAAACGACGAAATTCGCGAGCACTATCGCCAACTGATTTCGACAGTGAAAGAAGAGTACACCGACATCGTGAAGAACGAAGTTCAACGTGCGATTGCCGCAGACGAAGATGCATTGACCCGCTTGTGCGGCAACTACATCGACAACGTCAAAGCCTATACTCAGCACGAGAAGGTCAAGAACCGATTTACCGGCGAAGATGAAGAACCGGACGAACGACTCATGCGTTCGATCGAAGAGAAGATCGACATTCCGGATTCACGAAAGGACGACTTCCGCCGGGAAATCATGAACTACATCGGAGCCCTCGCGATCGATGGCAAGCAGTTCAACTACAAGACGAATGAGCGACTACAGAAAGCCCTCGAAATGAAACTTTTCGAGGACCAGAAAGATACGATCAAGCTCACCAGCCTCGTCTCGCAAGTCGTGGACAAAGACACTCAGGAGAAGATCGATATCGTCAAGAGCAGGTTGATTCGCAACTACGGCTACAACGACGAATCAGCCACCGATGTCCTGCAATACGTGGCCAGCATCTTTGCTCGCGGCGACGTGAAAGACGAAAGCTAA
- a CDS encoding 4Fe-4S binding protein, which produces MTISVHEYFATRKDDRKKETRYLNVINKDSCTSCQSCATVCPVDCIYEVPSSMPGQSYHQIDTSRCIGCQMCYRSPNDSSDYYQLTICPWNAIDMLHNPNVKPTDHSIFQPYWKGESDDLPWPKIEEYGYQLFLDGQVFLPQQREDLHEILNHFTVPSWLFSEDGETVAIAEVSESDNDLVCYNATEQGRDLLDCIYDEWDRIFMD; this is translated from the coding sequence ATGACCATCTCGGTCCACGAGTATTTTGCTACACGAAAAGATGACCGCAAAAAAGAGACGCGTTATCTCAACGTGATCAACAAAGATTCGTGCACGAGTTGCCAGTCCTGTGCGACTGTCTGCCCAGTGGATTGCATCTACGAAGTTCCCAGCTCGATGCCGGGACAAAGCTATCATCAGATCGACACATCCCGTTGCATCGGGTGTCAGATGTGCTATCGATCACCAAATGACAGCTCGGATTATTATCAGCTGACGATCTGCCCATGGAATGCGATCGACATGCTGCACAATCCGAACGTCAAACCGACCGACCACTCGATTTTTCAGCCGTATTGGAAAGGTGAGTCAGATGATTTGCCCTGGCCGAAAATCGAAGAGTATGGTTATCAGCTGTTTTTGGATGGACAAGTCTTCCTCCCGCAACAGCGTGAAGACCTCCACGAGATTCTGAATCACTTCACCGTTCCCTCCTGGCTCTTCTCAGAAGATGGGGAAACGGTCGCGATTGCTGAAGTTTCAGAATCCGACAACGACCTGGTTTGCTACAACGCCACTGAGCAGGGGCGTGATCTTCTCGATTGCATCTACGATGAGTGGGATCGAATTTTCATGGACTAA
- a CDS encoding efflux RND transporter permease subunit, whose translation MNLPQLAVHRPISTLMASIIIALLGWVALTELSVDLMPDLEFPTVTVTTLYPGAGPQEVETLITRPLEQVLSSVSGFEQMSSRSIEGSSVIRVQFQWGADLDVAVDEMRQSIDKVRQQFPDDVDLPYLRRYDANDSPVLYLGLNSELPATQVTRLAETTIIPQLERLEGVARVSMRGNVRREIHVDIDRDKLEALGLGVNQVVTALQEGNISKPAGDFEEGHLHRLIRSRSEFQRLDEIRSLVIQRRGSTVVRISDVAEVVDSHERITQRTRTNGQAGIMVYVFKQAGANTIDVSDSVHEAVAELNEELRNSELVIRLDKSDYIRHSIDNLKTSALFGMGLAMAILVLFLKSFRSTIVIGISMPLSVLGAFVLIYFKGYTLNMVSFGGLALGIGMLVDNSIVVLESIFRKREEGFDSKTAAVEGTNEVAGAITASTITTLIVFLPLVFTHGMTGILLHQLAFVVCGSMVCSLFVSLTLTPALAAYWLKTETDADRERKAKSRGIGSQIRRVIEFPATLLHRASEFVFRSVEQIYSWVLVRCLKAYPITGCFLIIVVAASLGLIPRIGTDFLPKTDDGRLGITGEMAPGIQLNTLDRQAAKLEAAIEEHIPEVETNSLFIGDEADEGEDWNQARAILQLAPRDQRTETAEEIRSRFMKNLPPIAGMTVSARVYGGLPISRMFSSNGNDNIAIFVRGHDRSTADQLAEAVMAEMKEIPGLVNVEKQMDKDRPELMTVIDRQKASHMGVTVQTITETLETTFRGREATVFRVDGDEYNVLVRLDEKNRSRQADLDRISLTTEDGGLVSLGNLVSFQLDSTPLAIDRVDRQRVIIISASSEGRDLGAVVGDLKTALAGLAVPDGFRVDISGDWEEQQESFTLLVQGFLLAVVLMYMVMAAQFESLTDPLLILFTIPVAAVGVILVLVFWDTTLNVQSFIGLIVLAGVVVNNAIVLVDYAKKLRVRYPEQTPLEITRMASVRRFRPIVMTTLTTVLGMLPVAFGIGEGGELQAPVARVVIGGLLSGSVITLILIPLVLRLTLPEGQVVMATDNDESVAPVPVIPPQVVNA comes from the coding sequence ATGAATCTTCCTCAACTTGCTGTTCATCGCCCGATCAGCACACTGATGGCGAGTATCATTATCGCCCTGCTGGGTTGGGTTGCACTCACGGAACTTTCCGTCGACTTGATGCCCGATCTTGAGTTTCCAACAGTCACTGTGACGACGCTCTACCCCGGGGCTGGTCCGCAGGAAGTCGAAACGCTGATCACTCGTCCGCTAGAGCAAGTGCTCAGTTCGGTGAGCGGCTTCGAGCAGATGTCCAGTCGAAGCATCGAGGGCAGCAGCGTCATTCGAGTTCAGTTTCAATGGGGGGCGGATCTCGATGTCGCTGTCGACGAAATGCGGCAATCGATCGACAAAGTACGCCAGCAGTTTCCCGACGATGTCGATCTTCCCTATCTCAGACGCTACGACGCCAACGACTCTCCTGTTCTCTATCTCGGATTGAACAGCGAACTGCCCGCGACACAAGTCACTCGACTCGCAGAAACGACGATCATTCCACAGCTGGAACGACTCGAAGGTGTGGCGCGAGTTTCCATGCGAGGCAACGTTCGACGGGAAATTCACGTTGATATCGATCGAGACAAACTCGAAGCACTTGGGCTGGGAGTGAATCAGGTCGTCACAGCTTTGCAGGAAGGAAATATCAGTAAGCCTGCCGGAGACTTTGAAGAGGGGCACCTGCATCGCCTAATCCGAAGTCGCAGCGAGTTTCAACGTCTGGATGAAATTCGAAGCCTGGTCATTCAACGTCGTGGATCAACGGTCGTTCGAATCAGTGATGTGGCCGAAGTGGTGGATAGCCACGAACGCATCACACAACGCACGCGAACCAATGGTCAAGCGGGGATCATGGTTTACGTTTTCAAACAAGCTGGGGCCAATACGATCGACGTGAGCGACTCGGTTCACGAAGCGGTCGCTGAGTTGAATGAAGAACTTCGAAACTCGGAACTCGTGATCCGTCTCGATAAGTCAGACTATATTCGCCATTCCATCGACAACTTGAAAACATCCGCTCTGTTCGGAATGGGGCTGGCGATGGCCATTCTCGTCCTCTTTCTGAAGAGTTTCCGAAGCACCATCGTGATTGGAATCTCGATGCCTCTGTCGGTGCTCGGGGCATTCGTTCTGATCTATTTCAAGGGCTATACGCTCAACATGGTTTCGTTCGGCGGTCTCGCTCTCGGGATCGGCATGCTGGTCGACAATTCCATCGTCGTGCTCGAAAGCATTTTCAGAAAACGTGAGGAAGGGTTCGATTCCAAAACGGCCGCAGTTGAGGGAACGAATGAAGTTGCCGGAGCGATCACCGCCAGCACGATTACGACGCTGATCGTCTTCTTACCGCTGGTCTTCACTCACGGAATGACCGGGATTCTTCTGCACCAACTCGCATTTGTGGTGTGTGGGTCAATGGTCTGTTCGCTGTTTGTCAGTCTGACGCTGACTCCGGCTTTGGCTGCATATTGGCTAAAGACTGAAACAGATGCTGATCGTGAAAGAAAAGCCAAATCGCGAGGAATTGGGTCACAGATTCGTCGAGTGATCGAGTTTCCCGCGACATTACTTCATCGCGCCTCCGAATTCGTTTTCCGCAGTGTCGAGCAAATTTATTCCTGGGTTCTGGTGCGATGTCTCAAAGCCTACCCAATCACCGGATGTTTTTTGATCATTGTCGTCGCTGCCTCGCTGGGACTGATTCCTCGCATTGGAACGGACTTTCTTCCGAAGACCGATGACGGAAGGCTCGGGATCACTGGTGAAATGGCTCCGGGAATTCAGTTAAACACGCTGGATCGACAAGCTGCCAAACTTGAAGCAGCGATTGAGGAACACATCCCTGAAGTGGAAACGAATTCCCTGTTCATCGGAGATGAAGCGGATGAGGGGGAAGACTGGAATCAGGCGCGGGCGATTCTGCAATTGGCTCCCCGGGATCAGCGAACCGAAACTGCTGAGGAAATTCGATCGCGGTTCATGAAGAACCTGCCTCCAATTGCCGGGATGACCGTCTCTGCCCGTGTATACGGAGGGTTGCCGATTTCGCGCATGTTCTCGAGCAACGGGAACGACAATATCGCCATCTTCGTCCGTGGTCACGATCGAAGCACGGCAGATCAACTTGCCGAAGCTGTCATGGCCGAGATGAAAGAAATTCCCGGGCTTGTGAACGTCGAAAAGCAGATGGACAAAGATCGCCCGGAACTGATGACAGTCATCGATCGTCAAAAGGCGAGCCACATGGGCGTAACTGTCCAAACGATTACAGAGACTCTCGAGACGACTTTTCGAGGACGTGAAGCGACCGTCTTCCGAGTCGATGGGGATGAATACAACGTCTTGGTCCGACTCGATGAAAAGAACCGCTCACGTCAGGCGGATCTTGATCGGATTTCTCTGACGACCGAAGACGGAGGACTTGTTTCACTCGGGAACCTTGTCTCATTCCAACTCGATTCGACTCCATTGGCGATCGATCGCGTCGACCGTCAGCGAGTGATCATTATCAGCGCGTCGTCAGAAGGTCGCGATCTCGGAGCAGTCGTTGGGGACTTGAAGACAGCCTTGGCTGGACTTGCCGTTCCCGATGGATTTCGCGTCGACATCAGTGGGGACTGGGAAGAGCAGCAGGAAAGTTTCACTCTGCTCGTGCAGGGATTTTTACTGGCTGTCGTCTTGATGTATATGGTGATGGCAGCCCAGTTTGAGTCGCTGACCGATCCGCTGTTGATCTTGTTCACGATTCCGGTCGCTGCGGTCGGTGTGATTCTCGTGCTCGTCTTCTGGGACACCACATTGAATGTGCAATCGTTTATTGGTCTGATCGTGCTGGCTGGAGTGGTGGTCAATAATGCGATTGTGCTGGTCGATTACGCCAAAAAACTGCGCGTTCGATATCCGGAACAGACTCCCTTGGAGATTACGAGAATGGCCAGCGTCAGGCGATTTCGCCCGATTGTGATGACGACGCTCACCACCGTACTCGGCATGCTCCCGGTTGCTTTCGGGATTGGGGAAGGTGGAGAACTTCAAGCTCCCGTCGCCCGTGTGGTCATTGGCGGTCTTCTTTCGGGGTCTGTGATTACGCTGATTCTGATCCCGTTAGTCCTCCGGCTTACCCTTCCAGAAGGGCAAGTAGTGATGGCAACGGACAACGATGAGTCTGTTGCTCCTGTTCCGGTCATTCCTCCACAAGTCGTGAATGCTTAA
- a CDS encoding efflux RND transporter periplasmic adaptor subunit has product MKYLNWFGRVLICCCGIAAAWGAWYVVYRESLQAIATPQKPKVTRKLAVEVVEARRDSIDEQIVLVGTLIPAAQTEIRSKLEGYIETMGFDLGDRVRRSDVLCELENQDQLEAIEQARAALKVAEAQLQVRVEESKLAKQNLDVESLLVDRRAGSQQQLETARANYQIAVASEELDRARVTEAQKYLNTVQQGLKDLVLASPLDGYIASKLADVGDLAKPDLPLFRIVDLDTVETTVQVIEKDYRRVAVGQRAVVNVDAYPNRDFQGTVTRIAPILDPESRTAPVHIEVPNSELILKPGMFARVSLNSEETREGVLIPLAAVVNTADDTQVFVVDDETSRVEKRVVELGVSNGLVVEVKRGIEEGERVMTLGNRLVQPDQEVIASVQEWPTLTTAALEPEDVDNSTSDGE; this is encoded by the coding sequence GTGAAATACTTGAACTGGTTTGGTCGAGTCCTCATTTGTTGCTGTGGAATCGCAGCAGCCTGGGGGGCTTGGTACGTGGTCTACCGCGAATCGTTGCAAGCCATAGCGACTCCTCAGAAACCGAAAGTGACTCGCAAGCTCGCCGTGGAAGTCGTCGAGGCGCGTCGCGATTCGATCGATGAGCAGATCGTCCTCGTCGGAACTCTCATCCCGGCCGCACAGACTGAGATTCGTTCGAAGCTTGAAGGCTACATTGAGACGATGGGATTCGATCTTGGTGATCGAGTTCGTCGTAGCGATGTTTTATGCGAACTGGAAAATCAGGATCAGCTGGAAGCGATCGAGCAAGCCAGGGCAGCGTTAAAAGTCGCGGAAGCGCAGCTGCAAGTGCGAGTTGAAGAATCAAAACTGGCCAAGCAGAACCTTGACGTAGAGAGTCTCCTTGTTGATCGCCGAGCCGGTTCTCAGCAGCAGTTGGAAACAGCTCGGGCGAATTATCAAATCGCTGTGGCGAGTGAAGAACTCGACCGGGCTCGTGTGACCGAAGCTCAGAAATATTTGAATACCGTTCAACAGGGGCTGAAAGATTTAGTTCTCGCCTCTCCGCTGGATGGCTACATCGCGAGCAAGCTGGCAGATGTGGGTGATCTCGCCAAACCAGATTTACCGCTGTTTCGAATTGTCGATCTCGACACCGTCGAAACCACCGTCCAAGTCATCGAAAAGGATTACCGTCGAGTCGCAGTCGGCCAACGGGCTGTGGTGAATGTCGATGCCTATCCGAATCGAGACTTTCAGGGAACAGTCACTCGAATTGCTCCGATTCTTGATCCGGAATCCCGAACCGCTCCGGTACACATTGAAGTTCCCAACTCTGAACTCATCTTAAAGCCGGGGATGTTCGCCAGGGTTTCTTTGAATTCGGAAGAGACCCGCGAAGGTGTTTTGATTCCGCTGGCGGCTGTGGTGAATACAGCAGACGACACACAAGTTTTCGTTGTTGATGACGAGACTTCAAGAGTCGAGAAAAGAGTCGTCGAACTTGGCGTCTCCAATGGTCTCGTTGTTGAAGTGAAACGGGGAATTGAGGAAGGCGAACGGGTGATGACGCTCGGCAATCGCCTCGTTCAGCCCGATCAGGAAGTGATCGCATCGGTTCAGGAATGGCCAACTCTTACAACGGCAGCTCTGGAACCGGAAGACGTCGACAATTCAACTTCTGACGGCGAATAA